A single region of the Streptobacillus felis genome encodes:
- a CDS encoding sugar kinase, whose product MKKVLLVGEAMMLLMAEDKGKLSEIEKYLTGISGAELNVCVGLTRLGFYCEYITRLGHDPFGEKIQNFLEKEKIGSKYVEVDETNRTGLQLKSKVNNGDPLIHYFRKDSAASKITKEIIDRINLEEFDLIHITGIPLGISESFREAIIYLIKKAKEKNIYITFDPNLRPQMWDDIEKMKKIVNDICTKVDLILPGIGECEVLLGLKDINDIKNKYFEMGVKRIIIKDGERGSYCFDKEKEVFVPSFKVEKVVDTVGAGDGFAVGIISSILDNLSCEEMLKRANAIGAIQVGHRSDNEGLPTREKLEEFIKTSEQRDVNE is encoded by the coding sequence ATGAAAAAGGTTTTATTAGTCGGAGAAGCTATGATGCTTCTTATGGCTGAAGATAAGGGTAAACTTTCTGAAATAGAAAAGTATTTAACAGGTATTTCAGGGGCTGAACTTAATGTTTGTGTCGGACTTACAAGGCTTGGATTTTATTGTGAATACATTACTAGGCTTGGTCATGACCCATTTGGAGAAAAAATACAAAATTTTCTTGAGAAAGAAAAAATTGGTAGTAAGTATGTAGAAGTAGATGAGACAAATAGAACGGGATTACAGTTAAAATCTAAAGTAAATAATGGAGATCCACTGATACATTATTTCAGAAAAGATTCTGCAGCAAGTAAGATTACTAAGGAAATAATAGATAGAATAAATTTAGAAGAATTTGATTTGATACATATTACAGGAATACCACTAGGTATATCTGAAAGTTTTAGAGAAGCTATAATCTACTTAATAAAAAAGGCTAAAGAAAAAAATATATATATTACATTTGATCCTAATTTAAGGCCTCAAATGTGGGATGATATAGAAAAAATGAAGAAAATTGTAAATGATATCTGTACTAAAGTAGACTTAATATTACCAGGTATAGGTGAATGTGAAGTATTACTTGGTTTAAAAGATATTAATGATATTAAGAATAAGTACTTTGAAATGGGTGTAAAGAGAATAATTATTAAAGATGGAGAAAGAGGTTCTTATTGCTTTGATAAGGAAAAAGAAGTTTTTGTACCAAGTTTTAAAGTTGAAAAGGTAGTTGATACAGTAGGTGCAGGAGATGGATTTGCTGTAGGTATAATATCAAGTATTTTAGATAATCTATCGTGTGAAGAAATGCTTAAAAGAGCTAATGCTATAGGAGCTATACAGGTAGGACATAGAAGTGATAATGAAGGACTTCCTACTAGGGAAAAGTTAGAAGAATTTATTAAAACTAGTGAACAGAGGGATGTAAATGAGTGA
- a CDS encoding bifunctional 2-keto-4-hydroxyglutarate aldolase/2-keto-3-deoxy-6-phosphogluconate aldolase, translated as MSENILNKIEKEKLVAVIRGKDDLDAYEISKKVIEGGIKIIELTFSTPYVENTIERLSKENIEGVLVGAGTVLDDITARIAIMKGAKFIVSPHLDVEISKVCNRYKVPYLPGCATITEIVKALESGVELVKLFPGDLLGPNFIKNVKGPIPYAKMMPSGGVSIDNMDKWLESGAFALGIGSALTKNVKELGYESVKIETEKFYKKYIEVIDKSKS; from the coding sequence ATGAGTGAAAATATTTTAAATAAAATTGAAAAAGAAAAATTAGTTGCAGTAATAAGAGGAAAAGATGATTTAGATGCCTACGAAATATCTAAAAAGGTAATAGAAGGTGGAATAAAAATAATAGAACTAACATTTTCAACACCTTATGTAGAAAATACTATAGAAAGATTGTCTAAGGAAAATATAGAAGGAGTATTAGTAGGAGCAGGTACAGTACTAGATGATATAACTGCAAGAATAGCAATAATGAAGGGAGCAAAATTTATAGTATCACCACATTTAGATGTAGAAATATCAAAAGTATGTAATAGATACAAAGTACCTTACTTACCAGGATGTGCAACAATAACAGAGATAGTAAAAGCATTAGAAAGTGGAGTAGAGTTAGTAAAATTATTCCCTGGAGATTTATTAGGACCAAACTTCATAAAGAATGTAAAGGGTCCAATACCATATGCAAAGATGATGCCATCAGGAGGAGTAAGCATAGACAATATGGATAAATGGTTAGAATCAGGAGCTTTTGCATTAGGTATAGGAAGTGCTCTAACTAAGAATGTTAAAGAATTAGGTTATGAAAGTGTTAAAATAGAGACAGAAAAATTTTATAAAAAATATATAGAGGTTATTGACAAATCAAAGAGTTAG